The genomic window AGGAATTCCTCAATTTATTGGTAACTCATTTGCCGATTCTAGACAACATGcaaagttaataataaataaaaacgtaaaatgAATCCATGAACATAAAGGTTTTAACCATAAAATTAACCCAACATTaccgtaataaataaaataaataacaaaaaaattataatattactcaTGAGGCACAAGTGACGGATTACAGCCTTGCAACCTACTTAGCTAATTTGTATCAATCTGGAATacagtaaattataaatattaataaattacttttataatgTCAATGCTAAGTCGATTTTCGATCACAATTTTTACGGTGTAAGTACCAAGTTTGCTTGGATCTTTAGAAAAATccaacatttatatttttagagctTTTAAATTCgctttccaattttttttttcttatacaaTATTTTGCCAATTCAGCTGAAgagaaaatattctaaaaaacaTTGTCATCGGACTGAAAccgttattttaaattgtttaaaacatCATATCCAAATGTCACTTCAGTTATAGGAGTGAAGGGACATTTCGATATTTTTATCGAAGTTGTTAGACTAgagcatgcaataccggtttaccggtttcggttttaccggtaaaaccacaaattttcgcgatttttaaattaccggtaaaaataatatgtaaccggtaatttaccggtatTTACGTTtctctgataaaatatagcaattgttcatttaacgtcaaatcctcattatgtagcctgaacataatgtaatattgcatacattacattttGTAAGAGtattaaagttgctgttttttaggaaagtaaacttatgtggctccttaactatctctagggtAGACTTGTAATCTTTCtcattctaatttataatatctaaacaaattttattcattcggttattctgattttcctcatagctgtcagtcatattaggtaaaaatttAGCTTATGCTTACTTTACCTAGTCTATGACTTTACTGAGCAAGggttttacttcaccaccatgcggacagctctgaggacacggtggagcacacagtccaggtgtgcactgcctgggaagggcaaGGGTAACGTgtcgtcgtcgaggcaatagaaAGCGGCGACGTCTCGCGTCCAgtcctggttcaagccatggtccggagtgaatgggaagccgtcgccttcttctgcgaagcagtcatgctcgagaaggggacggcggagcgactgcgagtatgcacctctcatcccagccgctgtagtggaccaggaaaaCACCACGGGCGCTAAGTGTCGAGAGATGAGTCCCGggcaccgtaggcgtcggtctgtgggcggtgagttcgggtggctcatcgttcctccgtctgcatagacaacagacccgtgtcggttgttccacgcgctcctcaaggaGATATCAGCAAAcacagcggggcccagcaagGCCAAGGCTGCGGGactgtttgaaagagttaccgcgaccctggtccataaaatacctacgatttatcataaaaaagggctttcacttcaatgaaaaaaaaatgatttttttttcacggtaattcttagcgtttatcccgtctgcCTTGTGACAGGGTCCGCTTtctgtatcttcttcttccacttccctctatccaggacatcttcctcttcgtgttcgtagattttcatatcattcattacgacactcaaccaccacagtttcggcctgcctctgcgcctttgaccgggtatatcgagattgagtacataacattggcgatgtattcaggtggtctcttttttacatgtccgtaccatcgcagccgtttctcttgcattttgtcggcgacatcgcggacggatggtactgacatgtttttttgttacggccacgtcacaaaaaatatttaccttgtatttttatttattttttgcttttagactacccaatcttattgttataataccacattaaaaaaaaatacaaaaattaccgttttaccggtttaccggtaaaaatatttttattaccaaatttttaccggtaattttaattttaccgaaattgcatgccctatgTTAGACCCTAGAATCCAGATGCCCGGTAGCCTGCCTCATCATATAATaactactttattttatgtacttctctttCTTTTCTCGTTTCGTTTCTCCCTTGCGGATGGGAAGAACTTTTTCTACCAACATTACTGTGAAACTTACAAAATATCTTTAATCATTGAACACTTGACATtcgataaccaaaccatttcTTTGAGAACACTTTCCCATTTTCAGTTCGTGACAAATCCAACAAATCAAAATGCATCACTTGTTAGTCACAAATGACACATTGACAATCCGACTTCtcaaaaggaggaggttctcaattcaaataTTTCTATTTCTTTTTCAAGTAATGCGACACTTTGACAAACCTATTTCctaaaaggaggaggttctcaattaaaatatttctatttttttttcatcaaagtAATGAGTATACAATGAAGCAGGCTGTCTAACCGTGTGAGTGCTCATAGGTCGGGCTCCTGTGACGTCACGTGCGGCGGGGACAGCGGCGGCGCGGGGGGGACGGCGGCGCCGGCCAGGTCCAGTCGCGCATGCTCGCTTGCTACTAACGCTCGGAGCTCGTCCTGAAAAATGGGAGTTTTATGTAGGAGTCTAGTTTTTAAGAGGGGGGAGGCTTAGCAGGCCTTTGTCCAGTAGTGTACGTCTGTCAGCTGAAACGACTTGGGAGATTGGGAGTTAAGGGGGTATAAAAAAATTTGGAGTCAACTAAATTTTCTTTACTGaaagaattatttaattatttctaaatacaATACACTTAATAGATGTGGAATAGGTGTATCTAGTCATAACCGTAGGCAGGAGGGACGTGAGTAGGTATTTAAGTAGGAGGCCTGTGAAACCaaaatgttaaaagtaaaataatcaaTGCAATAAAGATTACTTTACTCTTAGATAATTAAGATTTATCTGTTAGATAAATTCCTAATAGGCTGAAACTGAACCGTAAGTCTGAAGGCcgcgttgcccgggtaactgggttgagtcaCTTCTCACTgatactcagccgcatccggttagactggaagccgacccgaacataattgggaaaaagctcggaagATGATAATGAGGTATAACTCTCTCTGTTGTACTCACCCCCCATCCCAGCCTGTCAGCGAGATCCTGGCAGCCGTCATCACAGTCTCCAAGCCTCGCTACATCTCGTACTGCATCCTCGTCTAATTGCAAGCCACCGCTCATGACGCCCCATAGACGGAGGAGAGGCGACCTCATGCCGGCTTTCTCGCGGTTTATCAGCAGTCTAGGACACCAGTCGGGGACCCTGGGAGGAAataatattcatcactagctgatcccgcgaacttcgtattgttcaaaccttccctggacctctacaaacattttaaaaccaaaatcagctcaatcggcccagccgccagccagactaacgaacaacaatacatttttatttatatagaacaGATGCCTGCATGGTTTCCCAACATTGATGctatttattagattttttttttaccagaaAAGTGGATATGGGGTTTTCTAAAccttacaatataatatattgtaagtatagataattaattataattattacaatacaaaaattgtGTTGGACTCTTCATCGTTTCTCGACAGTAGCTAGTAGGTACTCATTCCTAAGatcatttttttgcaaaagagtttatttaaGAATTAACCTGACTGCTGTGACTCAGATTCTCAAGACACAGTcaaaaatacaaggtgttgatttgcatttgtgccatacttcaggaggaggtcataaaatacgtaaataatcgattggaattacagtggacgggaaatagctaatatgtactgctttttttgtcattgtaatgtcgtagtatttcagaagtaatccaattttatgaatgatctttgcgtatgctttgtgtttgcgtttgtgtgaaggtgcagcacggtttaaaggccagtaacacacgcgtctagttcaaatacggctagatgacatggacgtaattccgaaaaaaaaaaaattacgtaccaatttttttgtcgatttgggtcgagaatcataagcataattacgtccttgactatggcacagatgcaaatcaacagcttgtatagactaattatttttgtaatgtaacTCACATATCAATAAGAGAAGCAAACGGCTGGACTTCAAGCGAGGATCCCATGATGATGAGCATGTCGCATTGCTGGAAATCTTCCTGCAGGCATCGTTGGAAGCGGTCCGGTAGACTCTCGCCGAAGAACACGATGTCCGGCTTCACCACGCCAGGACATTCCGTGCAGATGGGGATCTGGTCCGCGAATATACGCTCTGCAAATGTTAGAAATTTTAAACTGAGCTGTTTGGCAATGTTATactcaaactcaatttttttttttcgaattagcacttttcgaacgtcaaaaacaaaagaaagcccccaaaacgccccccttcaccacttccatttttgctaggaagaagtataattacctacacattattacaaAGCTGCATATTTCAATTGTTAtaatcatttgcctagccttttctctaCTGTTCTCATGTTCTAACTAATATAACAGGGTGTGTGTATTAAGTTCTTACTACTATATAATAGCCAGGAAGGGCCCAAATTAACATTAGAGGCATACAGTCAGCTaaaatattaccaaaaataTACTATGCAAaactgtatacatatttataaatatggctAAATAAATAGTGCCTTCCAATCTTTTCCTTCatgtagaaacaaaaaaaatcgacttccagtttttttttttggaagccggccccaacatagttgggaaaagggcccAGAGatatgatgatgagaaacaaaaaaaaacatacttgaAACTGCTATCATCAAAGTATTTGATGGTGAATAATACCTTTAACATATTCGAGATTATACTCCTTGCGGCAGTCCAGACAGTGCGAAGTGTAGAAGGTGCCGTGCGCCTCAACCAGCTTCTCCTCGGGGATTCCGGCCCCGCGCTCTAGAGTGTCTATGTTTTGAGTGTAGTGGCGGAGTAGAAGGCCTGGGGGAAAAGGTAATGTTATTGTCTCTGGTATTTGATATGATTGAtacatgaagaaaaaaaataataatttagagtaggttatacaaacaaaaaattatgactaaataaataagagtaggaatattattttatatctttcaGTTTTGTTTAATAAGCATTCCGGAATCATCTTGCTGAAAAAGTTTCTGAATAAGAAAATATGTCTTTGTCTTATTGAAACAATATGATGTTGAATACTTATAAAAACGGTGAAATAACGCAcataatgaattaataaaattataaaggtCCTTTAAATtcgtatttacaatatttttttgtgattgtaGTTGAATGGCTTACCTTTTTCATGTAAAAGTCTGATGAAGTAATGTGATATTGTGGGTTTGAAGCTTCCAGGGTACAATTCCTTTGCCAACATGAAGAAAGGTTTCGGATTTTGTCTGAAGAAGTTGATTTCAAATATTGCTTGCGGTTCTGGGAGGTCATATTTCTGAAGATTGTGGTAAAGACCCGTTTCTGGACTACGGAAATCAGGGATTCCTGCAGCTGTAATAAGAAAATGAGATTATTGTAATCTTTTGGTCGCAAAATGGAATGTAAACAGAGAAGTTgcctattaatattatttttcttagtaTAGGTATTATGAGAGGTTCActcaaagaacaatgtcagacgtccatagtaacttaggctcaataaaaatatttcatgtacagtgaaaattcttacagttttttgtgtagtttaatgtcagaagcttttctatgttttccacttttgcattgaacttctcaaaaccaaattattccaaattattcaaatgaaaaacctgaactcgataaacaaaataattacttattaacatgatatttttttttggaaaagttctagataacaattaaatattttataagttagtattttatatgtaaattgttgtagtaaagaactttgtgtccgtgagaattcagttttaaaagttgattgggtgggccgaaacctgacattgttctttatagGAATCCTCATTTCATTACATAATACTAACTGAAAATGTGGCTAGAGAAAACTAACACTAGCTTGCAAGCTCGCAGCTCGCActatgaaaaaattaaaaatacaattttgtttcaCCTTATTGATATAAAGTTTAGATTGGTAATTCtaatacaaatacatactaGTAAAACTATTCCATACAAGTATTTCCTGACACTAATAAAGCTAATGACTATACTGTAAAGTTTCCATCAAAACATTACTTGTCTGACCTTGATGGCGTAAACaatgataatattaattttccacacaatgtttttatagttttagtagTCATGGTATTTGGTGCCATTAATTTTAGACtatgaatacaaattattttggtTACTTTCagagtaaaattatcaaaattgtgTTTCCATTTTATATGCTAGTtttataactagctttcgcccgcggtttcacccgcgtcctgtagccggatggtgacaaaaactatcctaaccCCCCCCCCCCGGTCTAAGTTacttcccctctaattttcagccaaattggTCAAGCCATTTTCATGTTATGttgtgacaacggaaagcgggtttcatttttatatatatagatatgtacttatgtacctacctttGTGCGCTCCAATCATTTATGTTAGTCTTAAAAATTCTTTCTCAGTAAATGAATTATGTAAAAATTCTGTATGAGAAATAAAGTTGTTATTAaaccttaaaattatattttgtaatgaatAGATAGAAACTCTGCAATTGTTATAGGTTACATAGTTATCGGTACAGACAAATTAACAGGAAGCAGCTAGGATTTTGTTTGTTAGAATTGGATTAAAGACTAGGTTATCTCTTTCCTGGGCTGATGTGTTCATATAAAAAACCCACAtcctagcaaaaaaaaaattgttatccaGTAAAAAATATGcagatttattatatctatCTTGCTTCATAAGTAGTGTCAAATAatttgcaaagaaaataaacttattttttatcaggCGAATAGGGATAAAATACATAGAAATGAACAATTTAGAaatctaacaaaatatttattcacaaatCATTTCTGACTCATAAATTATGCAACAAATATTATTGAACATCTTGACATAAGAGACGCATGtaaatatttctatattttcctatttattatGAATCTAAATCACTTGCATGtaatagataaataaacaaacaagtatGACTCATAACGTAATATGTAACCTCTACAAATTAAATGCTTACAATATTGAtacttatcaaattattttatttcaaactaaaaaaaaaactgtctccGGGCATTATGTTTATATTGTACACAATGTTAAGTAAATAGAAAACAACAATTTTgcataacaaacaaatcaatgGAAGACCtgctttattagtttttttataatacttacatGTGGAAATGCCAGCGCCCGCCAGAGTAATGATATTTTTACAGCGTTCACTCTGTATCCACCTGACTACGCCGTCCAAGCTCACTTCTTCCAACACCTGGTCCGTAGGCGCGGCAGTCTCGGGCGGCTCATAAAATCCCAGCTTCTGGGCCAAATACCGCCGGATTGAATCCACGTCCAAGTCCCTCAAACGAGCTCCAAGGCTCTCTATAGGATTTGGCGGGACGTCCGGCACGGGCCTATCTACGGGGTCATCACCTAcaatagtaccaaaatattcCAATAACAACACGATAATAATATCTCACAATGTTCCTTAGGCAATATTATCTCACCATCACTCTTTCCTGGCGGTGAATTTGCAGACATTTTGCGTAAATAAATGGAATTGCGACTCGAAACCTTTGTCCACTCTTGCCACGGTTTCTTTGACAGATAATGGAGGCGCATTCTCGAGTACAGTTTGCGTTCGCAACAACAAGCGTAgtgtacaaattaaatattatatttatcaaagttatttataaagTGTACTTTGATCGATGTGCATTTCTAATCTAAAGATTATACTAATTATAAAcaattatttcatatttgtaTATAGTTAActtcaattaaattaacatcGGACTACAGTACAATAAATTCTCATTGTAACTTCAAAATGACGGGGGGTTCCATGTACCTTCTAACGCTAGCTTCGTAAACAAACAACTAGTGATGTGAagtagaataaaataacagttcCTGAAATACTctgatgtaaaataatatttggtaCTTATGTAATACAAAATGTTAGCAATATTTGACATAATTACggtaaattaattgtaaaaatcGTATAGAcaagaaataaacaaattcgACGATTGTGTAAATACCAATGCCCATTAACATTCCTGCGAATCCACCAATATTACCTGAAACGGATCTCATGtttgtatttatgttttaaaatttttattttataacccaTCAGGTATTTTGTTTCTTACTTAATATCTCGAACCAGTAAGCAACAACATCGAGACGATGCAGTATTCCTTCACTTGTCGGCTGATGAATGGCAATGAGGCATTTGTTGGTAATATTTATCCCCTCtctacaaaatgaaaataattattttaaagtgcatattttattatgattcaaTAAATGAGTAGGCAGAGTACtatgatataattatattacattatattaacatCGAGTCATAATTGGGTCGAATTAAGGTGACTCACGTACATGAAACCATTTCTGAACCCTTTGATTCGCATTAATTCTCCGGGCAGTGGTATTCTGAAACTTTTAGCAAAGTGCTGTGTAAGCTCACAGTCTGGCCAGCAGTCACCACAAAACAAAGAGTCAGCCAGCTCTTGTTCTAAACCAGTCGTATCTTCAGTGTCCATCGGATATAAGTAATGaaatttttctgaaaaataatcataaatccACACAGTAAATATAACTGATATGACTTCAGAAATAGTGTTAAACGCTTACAAACGAATCACGAACTTTTTGTACGAACCTTTATATTTATTGAGGCATCTCAAGTTCTTTAAAGTGCAAGTTGGAAGATGTGTAGAAACGCCAGTAGGTAAAAAGAATGGGGTGCATTGGCACAAGGACTGCACTGATTGGATTCGACACTTTACAATACAAGCACTGTACGAATACATATTCCTGAAATTTCTTTTGTGCTCGTCATGGAAAAGGCACTTTCTCTGTGggaatatatttaaatacagcTTAAAAACAGCTTTTAATTCTGTTACAACTTAGATCagtctttcccaaagtgggcgataacgcccccttgtgggcgctgcaggtctcaaggggggcggtaagagacccagaaagaaaatgggggcgttgtgtagaggcctggggggtgatttgtaattttatttactctcaacaacaacttgtgaacatcaactaatatgaattaaaagattgctCAAACTCGGAAAGTTGGAGCACCGAAGAAACAAAGACACATACAGCTGACTGTCGATCCAGTCacgatttcttttaatttgtgtttaattccgctttaaatttgagaaattctcgaacaaacactacttttatgtcccaaaactcaaaaattttcacgctcgcttcgctcgcgatgtGTTTACTATActcttgaatattttatcacatatagctacttttaatgtcccattactcaaaaaaattcacGCTCCCTttgctcgcggcttcttcacttcacagttgccttttattatatatgtttaggacttttagtgagccaaaactcaaaaattttcgggttTGCTTCACATtacagttgattttatttttccaaaattttaaGTCTACCCCAGCAAAAAGGTAACGTCGTtgttaagtccttttattaaagAGAAAGTatcttctagtttccatatgaactttcttatttacgctACTACTTTaaatcccattttttttttaatatacaggcgccaacaccaacaaagagttatgtacgttagagctacattttaattaatttttgttttgagttctaacatataacaaaaatgtttacgctcgcttcgctcgcgcaatcagaagctatgttcccgtgtttttaCATTCACCAACTAGCAATAACTTacgtacgattgggctacattttacgtcactatgctttgacttgttaactataaaaaaaaaatcgggctcggcttcgctcgcgcaatctcgtaactacatatgtctctatttttcgtatgggtttgaattgcagttggagggcgccatagaaatctcgcccagggcgctggtagagtaaaaccggcactgaatacatcatctgtaaaaatttcactctctaactatcacggttcatgagatacatacggtgacagacggacggacgcacggacggacagaggagcgaaaacaatagggtcccgttttatcctttgggtacggaaccctaaaaaatgggggcgctacaaaaatatttattctcaaagtgggcattagacaaaataagtttgggaaccactgacTTAGATGGTTTAAAAGACGTTGCATATTaatttacataggtaggtatgtccGAAACTGATTATTTAGGCAATTACAATATACAATATTGTTAAAAGAATAAGTATTTTGTATATGGATTCAaagtaacaataattattttactgaaTAGAACGTGCaattttaacataataatacaAACTAAACCGCCTTAAACAgcttttaataatatatttgaaaaGAGTAACTAATACCGTTTTCGCTGGATATTTGCGGACTTCTGACGAAGCAATTTGTTTGACTGATGAAATTTGAAACATTTGCAAATGGTTAGGCTGAGCAATACGTTGCAAAACTCTCCCGCCAGTCAAATCAGCAAAATGAGTTGGATCAAATAGGAGAACCTGAATCAAAATGTATCATTTATTACCACGAATCTTGAAATAGCTAAAAGGAACATCAGAAAATATACTATAAGAACCTGTTCTGTTTTTACACATCACTAGTACGCGCAGTGAACGCTGTACCACAGATTACTTAGACTGAACACTGTAAAGCTCGCTACagataata from Helicoverpa zea isolate HzStark_Cry1AcR chromosome 20, ilHelZeax1.1, whole genome shotgun sequence includes these protein-coding regions:
- the LOC124640015 gene encoding NAD-dependent protein deacetylase sirtuin-2-like codes for the protein MRLHYLSKKPWQEWTKVSSRNSIYLRKMSANSPPGKSDGDDPVDRPVPDVPPNPIESLGARLRDLDVDSIRRYLAQKLGFYEPPETAAPTDQVLEEVSLDGVVRWIQSERCKNIITLAGAGISTSAGIPDFRSPETGLYHNLQKYDLPEPQAIFEINFFRQNPKPFFMLAKELYPGSFKPTISHYFIRLLHEKGLLLRHYTQNIDTLERGAGIPEEKLVEAHGTFYTSHCLDCRKEYNLEYVKERIFADQIPICTECPGVVKPDIVFFGESLPDRFQRCLQEDFQQCDMLIIMGSSLEVQPFASLIDMVPDWCPRLLINREKAGMRSPLLRLWGVMSGGLQLDEDAVRDVARLGDCDDGCQDLADRLGWGDELRALVASEHARLDLAGAAVPPAPPLSPPHVTSQEPDL
- the LOC124640014 gene encoding sodium channel protein Nach-like isoform X2; this encodes MSSKAWWDDYRKRKYKPKNRLSLEMIFRKSLVETLKEYIDCSSIAGLRHVVAKDYSILQRILWAILLCLTLSVVIHFLHLTWMSTLTKPLVVSGESFTYPIRNIDFPAVALCNINRISKKALKNITLELHPKLAKHNMTLLELEFFLQDMGRLINFDYDETKPLLKFLDVFAMKEFSERQVKLMKELAPNCDEMLIRCFWGGKILDCKDIFKVRRTVLGHCCAFNYVLDYESADKQGFEVLLFDPTHFADLTGGRVLQRIAQPNHLQMFQISSVKQIASSEVRKYPAKTRKCLFHDEHKRNFRNMYSYSACIVKCRIQSVQSLCQCTPFFLPTGVSTHLPTCTLKNLRCLNKYKEKFHYLYPMDTEDTTGLEQELADSLFCGDCWPDCELTQHFAKSFRIPLPGELMRIKGFRNGFIEGINITNKCLIAIHQPTSEGILHRLDVVAYWFEILSNIGGFAGMLMGIGIYTIVEFVYFLSIRFLQLIYRNYVKYC